The Erigeron canadensis isolate Cc75 chromosome 4, C_canadensis_v1, whole genome shotgun sequence genome window below encodes:
- the LOC122596535 gene encoding transcription termination factor MTERF4, chloroplastic-like, which yields MTLFIRKKQSLRSFIINPFQFISNKLKVSNFTPLISLKSYEIDKPQFRVLGNKPYSSQSSSSRFPEYEMPTVTWGVVQGRKEKLVSRVIICDYLKSIGIIPDELEELELPSTVEVMRERVEFLQKIGLSIDDINEYPLMLGCSVRKNIIPVLGYLEKVGIQRSKMGEFVKKYPQVLHASVVVELVPVVRFLRGLDVERQDIGYVLMKYPDLLGFKLEGTMSTSVAYLVSIGVNPRDIGPMVTQYPYFLGMRVGTMIKPLVEYLVSLGLPKKVLARMFEKRAYLIGYDVEEIVKPNVECLISFGVRKETLASVIAQYPQILGLPLKAKLSTQQYFFSLKLKIDPEGFARLIEKMPQVVTLGQNVIMKPVEFLLGRGFSSEDVAKMIVKCPQLVALQVGLMKNSFYYFKSEMGRPLKELVEFPEYFTYSLESRIKPRYQRLQHKGIRSSLSWFLNCSDQRFEERLYADYIETEIEGPHFVMGGKLELPGNQLVSDEEEESDDEILYRRTVSL from the coding sequence ATGACACTTTTTATTAGAAAGAAACAATCTTTAAGATCATTCATTATAAACCCATTTCAATTTATatctaataaattaaaagtttcaaactttacaCCATTAATTTCCCTTAAATCCTATGAAATTGATAAACCccaatttagggttttagggaATAAGCCCTATTCAagccaatcatcatcatcaagatttCCTGAATATGAAATGCCAACTGTTACATGGGGTGTAGTTCAAGGTAGAAAAGAGAAACTTGTATCTAGAGTTATTATATGTGATTATCTAAAAAGTATAGGTATAATTCCTGATGAGTTAGAGGAGTTGGAATTACCGTCTACAGTCGAGGTTATGCGTGAGCGTGTCGAGTTTTTGCAAAAGATAGGGTTAAGTATCGATGATATTAATGAGTATCCGTTAATGCTTGGGTGTAGTGTAAGGAAGAATATTATCCCGGTTTTGGGGTATTTGGAGAAAGTTGGGATTCAACGGTCGAAAATGGGTGAGTTTGTGAAAAAGTATCCGCAAGTGTTGCATGCTAGTGTGGTTGTGGAGCTTGTTCCGGTTGTTAGGTTTCTTAGGGGGTTGGATGTTGAAAGACAAGATATTGGGTATGTTTTGATGAAGTATCCGGACTTGTTAGGGTTTAAGTTAGAAGGGACAATGAGTACTTCAGTAGCTTATTTGGTGAGTATTGGTGTTAATCCTAGAGATATTGGTCCCATGGTGACACAGTATCCGTACTTTTTGGGAATGAGAGTTGGGACTATGATTAAGCCGTTGGTTGAATATTTGGTTTCTCTAGGATTACCAAAGAAAGTTTTGGCAAGGATGTTTGAGAAACGGGCGTATCTAATTGGGTATGATGTCGAAGAAATAGTTAAACCGAATGTTGAATGTTTGATTAGTTTTGGGGTGCGAAAGGAAACACTTGCTTCTGTTATTGCTCAATACCCACAAATTCTTGGCCTTCCCTTGAAAGCCAAGCTGTCAACACAACAATATTTCTTCTCTTTGAAGCTTAAGATTGACCCAGAAGGTTTCGCTCGTCTGATTGAGAAAATGCCTCAAGTAGTTACTCTTGGCCAAAATGTGATAATGAAGCCCGTTGAATTTCTTCTTGGACGTGGATTTTCAAGTGAAGATGTGGCTAAGATGATTGTGAAATGCCCACAATTAGTTGCTTTACAAGTTGGTTTGATGAAAAATAGCTTTTATTATTTCAAGAGTGAAATGGGAAGGCCATTGAAAGAATTAGTCGAGTTTCCTGAGTacttcacatatagtctagagTCAAGAATCAAACCAAGGTATCAAAGATTGCAGCATAAGGGTATCAGGAGTTCATTGTCTTGGTTTCTTAATTGCAGTGATCAAagatttgaagaaagattatATGCTGATTATATTGAGACTGAGATTGAAGGACCTCATTTCGTTATGGGTGGGAAGTTGGAGTTACCTGGTAATCAATTGGtatctgatgaagaagaggagagCGATGATGAGATACTTTATAGACGTACCGTTTCTCTTTAG